CATGTGGTAGTCCGGATGCCCGCCCGTGGTGAAGAAGGTCACCGGGATGTTGAACCGCGCGTAGTTGGCGTGGTCGGACCGGCAGTAGATCTGCGCTTCGTGGCCGGTGGTGTCCATCGAGTAGTCGAAGGTGAAGCCGTGGTTGCCCGTGCGGTTCACCTCTTCCACCAGGTCGCCCATCTGCGTGGACAGACGGCGCGAACCCACCAGCTGCAGGTAGCCCGGGCCGCCGTTGTCCAGGTCGCCCGTGGCGCCGCGGCCGATCATGTCGATGTTCAGCTGCGCCACGATGCTGTCGCGCGGCACCGTGGGGTGGTCGGTGAAGTACTCCGAGCCGAACAGCCCCTTCTCCTCCGCCGTGTGCCACACGAACAGCATGGAACGGCGCGGCTTGGTGCGGAGCGACGCCATGTACTGCGCGATCTCCAGCACGCCCACGGTGCCCGAGCCGTCGTCGTCCGCGCCGTTGAACACCGAGTCGATGCGCGGGCGGCGCAGGGCGCGCACGCTGTCCAGGGCGGCGCGCAGCATCTGCGCCTTTTCCGCCGTCATGGAATCCGCCTCGCTCTCGGCGCCCTCACGGCGCAGAAGGCGGTTGAAGATGGCCACGGAGTCCGCGTCCACCCCCTTCGGCGCCATGCCCACGTGGTCGTTGTGCGCGCCCACGGCCACGTACTCGCCGCGAAGGCGGGCGTCGCTGCCCGGCAGCACGGCCACCACGTTGCGCGCGGGGAACGGCACCGCGGCGGTGGTCCAGGTGAACGAGCCCGTCGCCGTGCCGCCCGCCTGGCCCATCTGCGCCTGCGCCAGCGGCTTGCCCAGCAGCTGCTCGGCCAGCGCGGTGGTGATCACCATGCCCGCTGGCGCCTGCGTGGGCTCCGGCTGCGCGGAGGCCATTTCAGTGCGGGGCTCGCCAAAGAACCCGCGCAGCCCCTCGGGGGTGATGTCCAGCGAGGCGATGGCGATGCCGGCCGCGCCCGCGTAGCGCTCAAAGGTGCGGCCGCCGGCCCAGAAGGCGAACGGAGGCGGCGCGCCCTGCTGCGCCTGTCCCACCGAGAACACCACCAGCTTGCCGCGCGCCTGCTCCGGCGTGATCATCGACGGATCGCCGATGCGGCCGCCGTACACCACCGGCACGCCCGCCGCCGCGTCGAAGCGGTTGCCGAACACCAGAAAGGTGCCGTAGCGCGGGAGCGGGATGAAGTCGGTGCCCGAGCGGAACGACTGCCCGCCCGCGGAGAGCGACGCCGTGCCCACGGCGATGTTCACCAGCGGCACGGTCTGAAAGAAGGTGCCGTTTTCACCGGCCGGCTGCAGCCCCATGCGGCGCGCCTCGGCGGCGATGTAGTCGGTGCCC
This Longimicrobium terrae DNA region includes the following protein-coding sequences:
- a CDS encoding M28 family peptidase; protein product: MRSNTRVAALACAAAALSAVPAHAQARQEPMKHTARPTTAAITAQDLRTRLYIVADDSMMGRESGTRGNVMGTDYIAAEARRMGLQPAGENGTFFQTVPLVNIAVGTASLSAGGQSFRSGTDFIPLPRYGTFLVFGNRFDAAAGVPVVYGGRIGDPSMITPEQARGKLVVFSVGQAQQGAPPPFAFWAGGRTFERYAGAAGIAIASLDITPEGLRGFFGEPRTEMASAQPEPTQAPAGMVITTALAEQLLGKPLAQAQMGQAGGTATGSFTWTTAAVPFPARNVVAVLPGSDARLRGEYVAVGAHNDHVGMAPKGVDADSVAIFNRLLRREGAESEADSMTAEKAQMLRAALDSVRALRRPRIDSVFNGADDDGSGTVGVLEIAQYMASLRTKPRRSMLFVWHTAEEKGLFGSEYFTDHPTVPRDSIVAQLNIDMIGRGATGDLDNGGPGYLQLVGSRRLSTQMGDLVEEVNRTGNHGFTFDYSMDTTGHEAQIYCRSDHANYARFNIPVTFFTTGGHPDYHMLSDEPQYIDYDKMARVARFIGAAALQVANRDARLTVDKPGPGPDAPCRQ